The proteins below are encoded in one region of Campylobacter rectus:
- a CDS encoding STT3 domain-containing protein: MASKISGLLDKFKFSKQTCFLMLAAFVFSVVCRLYWVYWAGEYQHFFWNDQLMISTNDGYAFAEGARDMIAGFHQPNDLSYYGRSMPTLTYFLYQILPFSFETILLYMSVFFSSLIVIPVILIGKEYEMPGVGFAAALLASIANSYYNRTMAGYYDTDMLTIVLPAFSVWAMIRLAQKKNVNDLIFIPIFILINDWWYPSSYSLNFAMLGAFLLYTLIFDRKNALNYEAVILMIVALTYIDFYAKSALVVALYLAMRFRPQIWDKRAVAACLALAVALLGYSGGLNQILFQLKFYIFRGVSESSEPVFHFYNVNKTIMEMSDYSFEFESINAFAKRISGHIVTFALSLVGVAALCLKFRSFLLALPMLLLGFLALKGGLRFTIYSVPVMAIGFGYFAALCVSFFKKDKILDKFCTVCLAAFFVFFFLYFDKYYSLLHGKSPVFAPNFDGEAGFGVYLATFAAAALICGAAYFMVSGISSLKKHALLEKICVFCIAALSLMPCLEHIYGYKVGTVFAKSEVESLDKLHKIAGREDYVLAWWDYGYPIRYYADVKTLIDGGKHLGRDNFAVSFALASNQRMSANMARLEVEYTERNFSERFGLNLNQMMKDYNATSVNSFLYSLNSKDFQPPQKTREIYYYLPDSMIDIFSAVLRFSNLDLNSGEEYGAIFYPGKPYSVDGDTINIGGGFSVSGDASKVYIGEREISVNTYFETSYDEKDKLVVKKHEMNADGKIYLIFMKDYRRFLVLDEAVLNSAYIQLFVLENYDKELFEPVVLNGAVKIYRLLR, from the coding sequence ATGGCGAGTAAAATTTCGGGACTCTTGGATAAATTTAAATTTTCAAAACAGACTTGCTTTTTGATGCTTGCGGCGTTTGTTTTTAGCGTGGTTTGCAGGCTGTACTGGGTGTACTGGGCGGGCGAATACCAGCACTTTTTCTGGAACGATCAGCTCATGATCAGCACGAACGACGGCTATGCCTTCGCCGAGGGTGCGCGCGATATGATAGCGGGCTTTCATCAGCCAAACGACCTTAGCTACTACGGCCGCTCAATGCCCACGCTTACGTATTTTTTGTATCAAATTTTGCCTTTTAGCTTTGAGACCATTTTGCTTTATATGAGTGTATTTTTTAGCTCTCTTATCGTTATTCCCGTGATTTTGATAGGCAAAGAGTACGAGATGCCAGGAGTTGGCTTTGCGGCGGCGCTGCTAGCTAGTATCGCAAACAGCTACTACAACCGCACGATGGCTGGCTACTACGACACCGATATGCTCACTATCGTGCTGCCTGCGTTTAGCGTCTGGGCGATGATACGCCTCGCGCAGAAAAAAAACGTAAACGATCTCATTTTTATCCCGATTTTTATCCTGATAAACGACTGGTGGTATCCGAGCTCTTACTCGCTAAATTTTGCCATGCTGGGCGCATTTTTGCTCTACACTTTGATTTTTGATAGGAAAAACGCGCTAAATTACGAGGCTGTCATTTTGATGATAGTGGCGCTTACGTATATCGATTTTTACGCTAAAAGCGCGCTTGTCGTCGCTCTTTATCTAGCGATGAGATTTCGTCCGCAGATCTGGGATAAACGAGCTGTCGCGGCTTGTCTTGCTTTAGCCGTCGCGCTTCTAGGTTATAGCGGCGGGCTAAATCAAATTTTATTTCAGCTTAAATTTTACATATTTCGCGGGGTTTCCGAGAGTAGTGAGCCGGTTTTTCATTTTTATAACGTAAATAAAACGATAATGGAAATGAGCGATTATTCGTTTGAGTTCGAGTCGATAAACGCCTTTGCTAAGCGTATCAGCGGGCATATCGTTACTTTTGCTTTATCGCTCGTCGGAGTCGCGGCGCTTTGTCTTAAATTTCGCTCATTTTTGCTTGCGCTTCCGATGCTGCTACTTGGGTTTTTAGCGCTAAAAGGCGGGCTTAGATTTACGATCTACTCCGTGCCCGTGATGGCGATAGGATTTGGATATTTTGCGGCGCTTTGCGTGAGTTTTTTCAAAAAAGATAAAATTTTAGACAAATTTTGCACCGTTTGTTTAGCGGCGTTTTTTGTGTTTTTCTTTTTGTATTTTGATAAATATTACAGCCTTTTGCACGGCAAATCTCCCGTTTTCGCGCCAAATTTTGACGGTGAGGCGGGCTTTGGCGTATATCTAGCCACGTTTGCGGCGGCGGCGCTTATTTGCGGGGCGGCTTATTTTATGGTCTCAGGCATAAGCTCGCTCAAAAAGCACGCACTTTTAGAAAAAATTTGCGTCTTTTGTATCGCCGCGTTATCTTTGATGCCGTGCCTTGAGCACATTTACGGCTACAAAGTCGGCACGGTCTTTGCCAAAAGCGAGGTCGAGAGCCTAGATAAACTGCACAAAATCGCGGGGCGCGAGGACTACGTGCTGGCGTGGTGGGACTACGGCTATCCGATCCGCTACTACGCGGATGTTAAGACTCTCATAGACGGCGGCAAGCACCTGGGCAGGGATAACTTCGCCGTGAGCTTTGCGCTAGCTAGCAATCAGCGCATGTCGGCAAATATGGCGCGCCTAGAAGTCGAGTACACCGAGCGAAATTTCAGCGAGAGATTTGGGTTAAATTTGAACCAAATGATGAAAGACTACAACGCCACGAGCGTAAATTCGTTTTTGTATTCGCTAAATAGCAAGGACTTCCAGCCGCCGCAAAAAACGCGCGAAATTTATTATTATCTACCTGACTCCATGATCGATATCTTTAGCGCCGTTTTGCGATTTTCAAACCTCGATCTAAACAGCGGCGAGGAGTACGGAGCGATATTTTATCCGGGCAAACCTTACTCGGTGGACGGCGATACGATAAATATCGGCGGAGGGTTTAGCGTATCGGGCGACGCGTCCAAGGTCTATATCGGCGAGCGCGAAATATCCGTAAATACGTACTTTGAAACAAGCTACGACGAGAAAGACAAGCTGGTCGTAAAAAAGCACGAGATGAACGCGGACGGTAAAATTTACCTCATTTTTATGAAGGATTACAGGCGGTTTTTGGTGCTTGACGAAGCGGTGCTAAACTCGGCCTACATACAGCTTTTCGTGCTCGAAAACTACGACAAAGAGTTGTTTGAGCCGGTCGTTTTAAACGGCGCGGTTAAAATTTATAGGTTGCTAAGATGA
- a CDS encoding glycosyltransferase family 2 protein, whose amino-acid sequence MLKVSIIIPTYNRKELFEAALKSALAQDYENKEIIISDDDSNDGTRELAQNYAAKFDNVKYVLNQTYDRGPNGNKNNGFDHASGDAFVILDDDDLLIEGAISKMAVVLERGYASVWANCYFELDGEPTTKFSGFGLSKSGEISPQDYYDGKITGEFLIMFRRDAIGQRRFEKGLYGSENTLWIYLFDHPAYYLHDAVRIYRFHRSDSVTINSFKRPLCIMKGYAMTAELILQKIAEKNAQTGACDEKIGGRNLNGACGANLDGTRSISDKNLNADGGDADAERKILSYVSDANSQGKNSDANLNAKSSGLEAQNKNSDANLSQKTSAEPKFRVNEAYIAILYKMAAYYAKFGGEYKKMYEYLFKSLKFKFTKEALAMLILSPFPKSMILFLTKIRVWIYKKTRGE is encoded by the coding sequence ATGCTAAAGGTTAGCATAATAATCCCGACCTACAACCGCAAAGAACTTTTTGAAGCCGCTCTAAAAAGCGCGCTGGCTCAAGACTACGAAAATAAAGAAATCATAATCAGCGACGACGACTCAAACGACGGTACGCGCGAGCTTGCACAAAATTACGCGGCAAAATTCGACAACGTAAAATACGTCTTAAACCAAACTTACGACCGCGGTCCAAACGGCAATAAAAACAACGGCTTTGATCACGCTAGCGGCGATGCTTTCGTGATACTCGACGACGATGATTTGCTGATAGAAGGCGCTATAAGCAAGATGGCGGTCGTGCTGGAGCGTGGGTACGCTAGCGTCTGGGCGAACTGTTATTTCGAGCTTGACGGCGAGCCGACGACGAAATTTTCGGGATTTGGACTGAGCAAAAGCGGAGAAATTTCGCCGCAGGACTACTACGACGGCAAGATAACGGGCGAGTTTTTGATAATGTTTCGCCGAGATGCGATCGGACAAAGGCGCTTTGAAAAGGGGCTTTACGGTAGCGAAAATACGCTTTGGATCTATCTTTTCGACCATCCCGCTTACTATCTGCACGACGCCGTGCGCATTTACCGCTTTCACCGCAGCGACAGCGTCACGATAAACTCGTTTAAACGCCCGCTTTGTATAATGAAAGGCTACGCGATGACGGCAGAGCTTATTTTGCAAAAGATCGCCGAGAAAAACGCGCAAACCGGAGCTTGCGACGAAAAAATCGGCGGCAGGAATTTAAACGGCGCATGCGGCGCAAATTTGGACGGCACAAGGAGCATAAGCGATAAAAATTTAAACGCGGATGGCGGCGATGCGGATGCGGAGCGTAAAATCTTGAGTTATGTGAGCGACGCGAACTCTCAAGGCAAAAATAGCGACGCAAATTTAAACGCGAAATCAAGTGGCTTAGAAGCTCAAAATAAAAATAGCGATGCAAATTTGAGTCAAAAGACAAGCGCCGAGCCGAAATTTCGCGTAAATGAAGCTTATATCGCGATCCTATATAAAATGGCGGCGTACTACGCGAAATTCGGCGGCGAATACAAAAAAATGTATGAATATCTTTTTAAAAGCCTCAAATTTAAATTTACCAAAGAAGCGCTGGCGATGCTGATTTTAAGCCCGTTTCCAAAGTCGATGATTTTATTTTTAACTAAAATTCGCGTTTGGATCTACAAAAAAACGCGCGGCGAATGA
- a CDS encoding glycosyltransferase, producing the protein MKVLFIISTLQAGGAERVMSLLASYFAKFHDVTLLKFDTKPPFYELDPRVKLIDLPFPMVKKGFFVNLIRRVKKFFYQRNLIKNGGFDVIISSMDSTNINVILSNLFINKPLFISEHASAYFFKGRGWLFLRRMLYPLASGLTVLTKEDYDYYNFVKNKTVMYNPMFEVQKQGLPKENIILFVGRLVSLKGCDVFLKAVSQVDKELMADWKIIVAGSGDERQRLELIAHEQLHLNAEFIGQTSDIASFYERSKIIVSASKTEGLPNVLIESVFFDCARVATATSGAKELINDGKDGFLAPIDDAKTLGEKIELLMRDENLRDEFVRNAALRKNSFKTDQIYQKWMDFITQNLES; encoded by the coding sequence ATGAAGGTTTTGTTTATAATTTCAACCTTGCAAGCAGGCGGCGCCGAGCGCGTGATGAGCTTGCTCGCGAGCTATTTTGCGAAATTTCACGACGTAACGCTTTTAAAATTTGACACCAAGCCACCCTTTTACGAACTCGACCCGCGCGTGAAGCTCATAGACCTTCCTTTTCCGATGGTAAAAAAAGGATTTTTCGTAAATTTAATCAGACGCGTAAAAAAGTTTTTTTATCAGCGAAATTTGATCAAAAACGGCGGATTTGACGTCATTATATCTTCGATGGACAGCACAAATATCAATGTGATTTTGTCGAATTTATTTATAAACAAGCCGCTTTTTATCAGCGAGCACGCAAGCGCGTATTTTTTCAAAGGGCGCGGCTGGCTGTTTTTACGGCGTATGCTTTACCCGCTAGCTAGCGGCCTAACGGTGCTAACCAAAGAAGACTATGATTATTACAACTTCGTGAAAAACAAAACCGTGATGTATAATCCTATGTTTGAAGTCCAAAAACAGGGTTTGCCTAAAGAAAATATCATACTTTTCGTCGGGCGCCTCGTCTCGCTTAAGGGTTGCGACGTATTTCTGAAAGCCGTGAGTCAGGTGGATAAAGAGCTGATGGCGGATTGGAAGATCATCGTCGCGGGTTCGGGCGACGAGAGACAAAGACTAGAGCTCATAGCTCACGAGCAACTGCATCTAAATGCCGAATTTATCGGGCAGACGAGCGATATAGCTTCTTTTTACGAGCGGTCTAAAATCATCGTTTCCGCATCCAAAACCGAGGGCCTGCCAAACGTGCTAATCGAAAGCGTATTTTTTGACTGCGCTAGAGTGGCGACTGCGACGAGCGGCGCAAAAGAGCTCATCAATGACGGCAAGGACGGATTTTTAGCTCCTATAGACGACGCGAAGACGCTAGGCGAAAAAATCGAACTTCTAATGCGCGATGAAAATTTAAGAGACGAGTTCGTCAGAAATGCCGCGCTAAGGAAAAACAGCTTTAAAACCGATCAAATTTATCAAAAGTGGATGGATTTTATTACGCAAAATTTAGAGAGTTAA
- a CDS encoding glycosyltransferase family 25 protein has product MKKLVFVISLKSDEARREKLKERFKNYGEFKLVEAVGGRAMSAKEYYGYALPGLEAYGRLLSPSEVGCSLSHARAYEEFLKSDASFALILEDDVIGDESGVKKAFETAAKMDAGSALICGAQDGLEGRFSAFGKKLDEDFWLVSKRSYGTIYRAAAYVLDRRAAEKILQTYKKALCVADFWQILLLKNGLKMYFSDIFAHPTDLADSNIQAERVQRARDKASFKTRLNSLKYVVATRFESVFCGFERIFKR; this is encoded by the coding sequence ATGAAAAAATTAGTATTCGTTATCTCGCTAAAAAGCGACGAGGCGCGCCGAGAAAAGCTAAAAGAGCGGTTTAAAAACTATGGCGAATTTAAGCTCGTCGAGGCTGTGGGCGGCAGAGCGATGAGCGCCAAAGAGTACTACGGCTACGCGCTACCTGGCCTTGAGGCTTACGGCAGGCTATTAAGCCCGTCCGAGGTCGGCTGCTCGCTCTCTCACGCGCGCGCTTACGAGGAATTTTTAAAAAGCGACGCCAGCTTTGCGCTCATCTTAGAAGACGATGTCATCGGCGACGAAAGCGGCGTAAAAAAAGCGTTTGAAACGGCTGCTAAGATGGATGCGGGCTCGGCGCTCATCTGCGGCGCGCAAGACGGGCTGGAGGGGCGATTTAGCGCATTTGGCAAAAAGCTGGATGAGGATTTTTGGCTGGTCTCAAAGCGCTCTTACGGCACGATTTACCGAGCGGCGGCCTACGTACTTGATAGGCGCGCAGCCGAAAAGATCTTGCAAACGTACAAAAAGGCGCTTTGCGTGGCTGATTTTTGGCAAATTTTGCTTTTAAAAAACGGCTTAAAGATGTATTTTAGTGATATTTTTGCGCATCCAACCGATCTAGCGGACTCAAATATCCAAGCCGAGCGAGTGCAAAGAGCGCGGGATAAAGCTTCGTTTAAAACTCGTCTAAATAGCCTAAAATACGTTGTCGCAACGCGTTTTGAATCGGTTTTTTGCGGGTTTGAACGGATATTTAAAAGATAA